The Fusobacterium necrophorum subsp. necrophorum genome has a window encoding:
- a CDS encoding GNAT family N-acetyltransferase, with the protein MEIKEIKENKKQFLSLLLLADEQENMIEQYIDRGIMYILDDNGIKCECVVTDEGNNILEIKNIATVPAYQRQGYAKILIDFIARTYRRKYSILQIGTGDSPSTIAFYEKCGFIRSHSIPNFFIDNYDHLIYEEGVLLVDMIYLRKKL; encoded by the coding sequence ATGGAAATTAAAGAAATAAAAGAGAATAAGAAACAATTTCTTTCTTTATTGCTATTGGCAGATGAACAGGAAAATATGATAGAACAATATATTGACAGAGGAATCATGTATATTTTGGATGACAATGGAATAAAGTGTGAGTGTGTGGTAACGGATGAGGGAAACAATATTTTGGAAATTAAAAATATTGCTACAGTACCAGCCTATCAACGACAGGGATATGCCAAGATTTTGATTGATTTCATTGCCAGAACATATCGAAGAAAATATTCTATTTTGCAAATTGGAACGGGAGACAGTCCATCAACGATTGCCTTTTATGAGAAATGCGGATTTATTCGTTCCCACAGTATTCCCAATTTTTTCATAGACAACTATGACCACTTAATCTATGAAGAGGGCGTTCTATTGGTAGATATGATTTATTTACGAAAGAAACTATAA
- the creD gene encoding cell envelope integrity protein CreD: protein MQNSEMKSNRLLKNPLLTKVFALFIMIVLLQIPLYMVGDLIRERGYLYEETSAKIGNEWGKEQRIAAPFLTVVYPKKSNTEKIQKTVILPDTLEANISLKNEERKRGIYRATVYNANASIQGYFDRNKIPKDPNVEIYLSFGLTDTKAILKVNQYSIGKDQNLKLESGTRAEPFIAKGISSPLSKEDWKEHENIPFHIDIDFRGSGEISVLPFGEMNTVNVSSSWTSPSFTGILPSSREITKEGFYGKWEVTHLVRNYPQVIPVSEEMNYFDFVSEGERKDFESYGVYETKDTNAIRVELFNPVTNYTQVARACKYGILFIMLSIIIVYIFEVASRQFTHYIQYGVVGISLVLFYLLLLSLSEHFPFGISYLLSSLAIIVPNSLYMMSLTRNKKFALGMFVFLTGVYAVLYSILRMEQYALLTGTILILGVLYVIMYLTRRLDIYFKEEE from the coding sequence ATGCAAAATTCTGAGATGAAATCAAACAGGTTGTTAAAAAATCCTTTGTTGACAAAGGTATTTGCTTTATTCATTATGATAGTATTATTACAAATTCCTCTATACATGGTGGGGGATCTTATTCGAGAAAGAGGGTATCTGTATGAGGAGACTTCTGCCAAGATTGGAAATGAATGGGGAAAGGAACAAAGAATTGCAGCTCCTTTTTTAACGGTAGTATATCCTAAAAAGTCGAATACAGAAAAAATACAAAAAACAGTTATTTTACCCGATACTTTGGAAGCGAATATTTCCTTGAAAAATGAAGAACGCAAGAGAGGGATTTACCGAGCAACCGTCTACAATGCCAATGCCAGTATTCAAGGATACTTTGACAGAAATAAAATTCCAAAAGATCCGAATGTAGAAATTTATTTGTCTTTCGGATTGACGGATACCAAAGCTATTTTGAAAGTAAATCAATATAGCATAGGGAAAGATCAAAACTTAAAATTGGAATCCGGAACGAGAGCGGAGCCTTTTATAGCAAAAGGAATTTCTTCCCCTCTTTCCAAAGAGGATTGGAAAGAACATGAGAATATCCCATTCCATATTGATATTGATTTTCGTGGAAGCGGAGAAATTTCTGTTTTGCCTTTTGGAGAAATGAATACCGTGAATGTTTCTTCTTCTTGGACGTCTCCCAGTTTTACAGGAATTTTACCCTCTTCGAGAGAAATTACAAAAGAAGGATTTTATGGAAAATGGGAAGTAACACATTTGGTGAGAAATTATCCTCAAGTAATTCCGGTATCAGAGGAAATGAACTATTTTGATTTTGTTTCGGAAGGAGAGAGAAAAGATTTCGAGAGTTATGGCGTTTATGAGACAAAAGATACAAATGCTATCCGAGTGGAATTGTTCAATCCTGTCACAAATTATACACAGGTGGCAAGAGCTTGTAAATATGGAATTTTATTTATTATGTTAAGTATTATCATTGTGTATATTTTTGAGGTGGCAAGCAGACAGTTTACCCATTATATTCAGTATGGAGTGGTGGGAATTTCTTTGGTTCTCTTTTATTTGTTATTATTATCTTTGTCGGAGCATTTTCCTTTTGGAATTTCTTATTTGCTTTCTTCTTTGGCAATTATTGTACCGAATTCTTTGTATATGATGAGTTTGACACGAAATAAGAAATTCGCTTTGGGAATGTTTGTATTTTTGACCGGAGTTTACGCCGTTCTATACTCTATTTTACGAATGGAACAATATGCTTTGCTAACAGGAACGATTTTAATTTTAGGGGTTTTGTATGTGATTATGTATTTAACCAGAAGGTTGGATATTTATTTTAAAGAAGAGGAATAG
- the eno gene encoding phosphopyruvate hydratase yields the protein MTRIYDVVAREILDSRGNPTVEVDVVLECGAKGRAAVPSGASTGSHEAVELRDGDKARYLGKGVLKAVQNVNTEIKECLVGMNALDQVAVDKAMIALDGTPNKGRLGANAILGVSLAVAKAAAEALGQPLYKYLGGVNAKELPLPMMNILNGGSHADSAVDVQEFMIQPVGAKTFAEAMQMGCEVFHHLGKLLKANGDSTNVGNEGGYAPAKIQGTEGALDLISEAVKAAGYELGKDITFAMDAASSEFAKEADGKYSYHFEREGGIVRSTEEMVAWYQSLVEKYPIVSIEDGLAEDDWAGWQKLTEVLGEKVQLVGDDLFVTNTERLQKGIEFKAGNSILIKLNQIGTLTETLDAIEMAKRAGMTAVISHRSGETEDATIADIAVATNAGQIKTGSTSRTDRMAKYNQLLRIEQELGDMAQYRGMKVFYNIDRK from the coding sequence ATGACAAGAATTTATGATGTCGTAGCAAGAGAGATTTTAGATTCTCGAGGGAACCCAACTGTAGAAGTGGATGTTGTGTTGGAATGTGGAGCAAAAGGAAGAGCTGCCGTTCCGTCAGGAGCATCTACCGGATCTCATGAAGCAGTAGAGTTAAGAGATGGAGATAAAGCGAGATATTTAGGAAAAGGAGTTTTAAAAGCAGTCCAAAATGTAAATACAGAAATCAAAGAATGTTTGGTAGGAATGAATGCTTTGGACCAAGTTGCTGTGGATAAAGCGATGATTGCATTGGACGGAACTCCAAATAAAGGACGATTGGGAGCAAATGCGATTTTAGGAGTTTCTTTGGCAGTGGCAAAAGCGGCAGCGGAAGCTTTGGGGCAACCTTTATACAAATATTTAGGAGGAGTGAATGCGAAAGAATTGCCTCTTCCTATGATGAACATTTTAAATGGAGGATCCCATGCGGATTCGGCTGTTGACGTTCAAGAATTTATGATTCAACCGGTAGGAGCCAAAACATTTGCAGAAGCAATGCAAATGGGATGTGAAGTCTTTCATCATTTAGGAAAATTATTGAAAGCGAATGGGGACTCTACCAATGTGGGAAATGAAGGAGGATATGCTCCTGCAAAAATTCAAGGGACAGAAGGAGCTTTGGATTTAATCTCCGAAGCGGTCAAAGCAGCCGGATATGAATTGGGAAAAGACATTACTTTCGCTATGGATGCGGCTTCTTCCGAATTTGCAAAAGAAGCGGATGGAAAATACAGCTATCATTTTGAAAGAGAAGGCGGAATAGTTAGAAGTACGGAAGAAATGGTAGCATGGTATCAATCCTTGGTGGAAAAATATCCTATCGTATCCATTGAAGACGGATTGGCAGAAGATGATTGGGCAGGTTGGCAAAAATTAACAGAAGTTCTTGGAGAAAAAGTGCAATTGGTTGGAGATGATTTATTTGTAACCAATACAGAAAGATTACAAAAGGGAATTGAATTCAAGGCGGGGAATTCTATTTTGATTAAATTAAATCAAATCGGGACTTTAACGGAAACTTTGGATGCGATTGAAATGGCAAAAAGAGCCGGAATGACAGCAGTTATTTCTCACAGATCCGGAGAAACGGAAGATGCTACGATTGCTGACATTGCTGTAGCGACGAATGCAGGACAAATTAAAACTGGTTCCACTTCCAGAACGGATAGAATGGCGAAATACAATCAATTATTAAGAATTGAGCAAGAATTAGGAGACATGGCTCAATATCGGGGAATGAAAGTATTCTACAATATCGATAGAAAATAG
- a CDS encoding VWA domain-containing protein has product MKKVIAGILVVFSLVACANVNLEKGKKNRSMELVFILDRSGSMSGLEQDTIGGYNSMLKKQKEEKGEVFVTTVLFDDKYEMLYHHKPIEELSNMTEKEYFVRGSTALYDAIGKTIVDVNREQSVAEKKVDQVLFIITTDGMENASQEFTAKKVKDLIETQKKEKKWEFLFLGANIDAIKTAESFGIEKEKAVNYHADSLGTQKNYKVLGEAVLQMRAGQELKGNWKQEIEEDYKNRK; this is encoded by the coding sequence ATGAAAAAGGTGATTGCAGGAATTTTGGTGGTATTTTCTTTGGTTGCTTGTGCAAATGTAAACCTTGAAAAAGGGAAGAAGAACCGAAGTATGGAACTGGTATTTATTTTAGATAGAAGCGGTTCTATGTCAGGTTTAGAACAAGATACCATTGGAGGTTATAACTCCATGTTGAAAAAACAGAAAGAAGAAAAGGGAGAAGTCTTTGTAACAACCGTTTTATTTGATGATAAATATGAGATGTTGTATCATCATAAGCCGATTGAAGAACTTTCCAATATGACAGAAAAAGAGTATTTTGTACGAGGGAGTACCGCCCTTTATGATGCCATTGGAAAAACTATCGTAGATGTGAACAGGGAGCAAAGTGTTGCAGAAAAGAAAGTGGATCAGGTCCTATTTATTATTACAACCGATGGAATGGAGAATGCAAGTCAGGAATTTACAGCTAAAAAAGTAAAAGATTTGATTGAAACACAGAAAAAAGAAAAAAAATGGGAATTTCTATTTTTAGGAGCAAATATCGATGCTATCAAAACAGCAGAAAGCTTTGGAATTGAAAAAGAAAAAGCAGTCAATTATCATGCCGATTCCCTAGGAACTCAAAAGAATTACAAGGTGTTGGGAGAAGCGGTTTTACAAATGAGAGCAGGACAAGAATTGAAAGGAAATTGGAAACAAGAGATAGAGGAAGATTATAAAAACAGAAAGTAG
- a CDS encoding ClbS/DfsB family four-helix bundle protein: MARPATKLDFISVTNKNYEKLLLLMSQLTEEELSTTFDFSNDEKKKEAHWKRDKNLRDVLIHLYEWQQLLLSWVHANQNGEKKSFLPEPYNWKTYGEMNVAFWKKHQNTTLEEAKTMLQKSHEEVLNLAESFSNEELFSKGIFQWVGGSTLGSYFVSATSSHYDWAIKKLKAHQKNCKKK; this comes from the coding sequence ATGGCTAGACCTGCAACGAAATTGGATTTTATCAGTGTGACAAACAAGAATTATGAAAAATTACTTTTACTTATGTCTCAGTTGACAGAGGAGGAATTGTCGACAACATTTGATTTTTCAAACGATGAAAAAAAGAAAGAGGCTCATTGGAAACGGGATAAAAATCTTAGAGATGTTTTGATACATCTTTATGAATGGCAGCAGCTTCTTCTTTCCTGGGTTCATGCCAATCAAAATGGAGAAAAGAAATCTTTTCTTCCTGAACCATATAATTGGAAAACATATGGAGAGATGAATGTTGCTTTTTGGAAGAAACATCAGAATACGACGTTAGAGGAAGCAAAAACGATGTTACAGAAATCTCATGAAGAAGTGTTAAATTTGGCAGAGTCTTTTAGCAATGAGGAATTATTTTCGAAAGGAATATTTCAATGGGTTGGGGGAAGTACCCTAGGTTCTTATTTTGTGAGTGCAACTTCCAGTCATTACGATTGGGCAATAAAGAAATTAAAAGCTCATCAAAAG